Proteins encoded together in one Lathyrus oleraceus cultivar Zhongwan6 chromosome 5, CAAS_Psat_ZW6_1.0, whole genome shotgun sequence window:
- the LOC127086205 gene encoding uncharacterized protein LOC127086205 — protein sequence MSKSCKGLAMELVKCLSESDCVKVQNRSYRECAGEKSPSIASECVGLRETYFNCKRGQVDMRARIRGNKGY from the exons ATGTCCAAGTCTTGCAAGGGATTGGCCATGGAGCTGGTGAAGTGTCTCAGTGAATCTGATTGTGTTAAG GTTCAGAATAGATCCTACAGGGAGTGTGCTGGAGAGAAGAGTCCATCAATAGCAAGCGAGTGTGTAGGACTCAGGGAAACCTATTTCAATTGCAAAAGAGGCCAG GTTGATATGAGAGCAAGGATTCGTGGAAACAAAGGGTATTAA